From the genome of Desulfosoma sp.:
CCACGGTTCATCTGACGGTTTGTGGGGATGGCACGGGATTGGCCGAATCCTTACGTCGTTTGGACGGAGTGCTGAACGTTGTCGTGGAAGGGGGCGAACCGTCACGGCTCATTGTGGAAACGGATCGTCACGCCGACCTTCGACCTGCTTTGGCGCGCACGGTGGTGCAGCACGGCGCGGATCTTTTGGAATTGAAAACCGTGGATTTGAGCCTTGAAGATATCTTTATGCATTTGGTGACAGAAGAACCCTCGCAGGAACAGGGTGTGGTCGCCGAAACAACTCGGGTATCCCAGCATGAGGAGGCGATGGAATCATGAGAGGTATTTGGGCCGTTTATCGCAAGGAACTATATGTGCTTTTTGCCTCCCCTATCTTTTACGTGGTGGCCTTTATCTTTCTCGTGTTGAACGGCTACTTTTTCTATACGGCTTTGGCTTATTACAGCATGGTGAGCTTTCAAGCCGCCCAAAACCCTTTTATGGCCCACCAGATGAACCTGATGGATATGGTGGTGCGTCCCGTGCTGATGGATCTTGCCGTCGTTCTTTTGCTCACGGCGCCTTTGCTCACCATGCGAACCTACGCTGAAGAGAGGCGTTCAGGCACCATGGAACTACTTTTCACTCTGCCCGTCACTGACAAGGGAGTGTTGGCGGCCAAATTTGCGGGAGTGCTCACGACCTTGTTCCTTTTGCTTCTGGGAACCCTGCCGTCCATGGCCTTGTTGGGGTTTTTGGCTGATCCCAATTGGAAAGTGATGCTATGCGCCTATGCAGGTTTGTTTTTGATGGGAGCGGCTTTTCTGTCGTTGGGTATGTTCTCATCGGCTTTGACCAGAAACCAGATCGTGGCGGCGGTAATCTCCTTCGGCGCCTTGTTGCTTTTTTGGGTGATCGGCTGGCTGAGTTCCATCATGGGGCCCACATCCGTGCGGCTGGCGGAGTATCTTTCCATCATTCGCCATTTCGACAATTTTTCCAAAGGGGTGCTGGATTCTCGAGACCTGCTCTATTACGGGATCTTTATAAGCTTTTTCCTTTTTCTCACCGTGCGCCAGATCGAATCCTACCGGTGGCGTGGTTGATCGAAAGAACCCACAAGACACGATGGAGGCCTTGAAAGATGCCGAAGACTATAAAATCGCGGCGGCTGCATTACGGATCCAGCGCGGTTTTTTCCACCTTGGTTTTTTTGGCCATTTTGGTGCTGGTCGCTCTTATTGCCGAAAGACATCCTCTTCGAGCGGACCTTACGGAAACCGGACAGTTCAGTTTATCGGAACAGAGCCGAAAAGTGGTGGCGTCCATCAAAGAGCCTGTGACCATCAAGGCTTTTTTTGCCTCCGGTGCTTCCGACGCCTCACGTGCTAAGGACCTGCTGGAAACCTACCGTTACTACAACAAGAACCTTCACTATGAATTCATCGATCCCGACAGAGAACCACAACTGGCCCGCCAATACGAAATTCGCGACTACGG
Proteins encoded in this window:
- a CDS encoding ABC transporter permease translates to MRGIWAVYRKELYVLFASPIFYVVAFIFLVLNGYFFYTALAYYSMVSFQAAQNPFMAHQMNLMDMVVRPVLMDLAVVLLLTAPLLTMRTYAEERRSGTMELLFTLPVTDKGVLAAKFAGVLTTLFLLLLGTLPSMALLGFLADPNWKVMLCAYAGLFLMGAAFLSLGMFSSALTRNQIVAAVISFGALLLFWVIGWLSSIMGPTSVRLAEYLSIIRHFDNFSKGVLDSRDLLYYGIFISFFLFLTVRQIESYRWRG